CGGCATCCTCGTTGAATCGCCGCCCGTGTCAGACCTGCCGCCCTCTATAGATAGCGCCCCATGATCTCGTCGACTACACCGTCCTTGCGCATCTGATCCAGGGCAGCCTGCAACTTGGCAACGGCTTCGTCCGGCACGTCCTTGTTCAGCGCCAGATACAGCTCAGCGCTGTTGAAGCGAAGCACGGTTTTCAACCCGGTCACGCCATCCTGCCGCGCCAGATAACGGCCGGCAGGATCGCCGGTGGCCCACAGGTCGATCTGACCGCTGACAAGCTTTTTGGCGTTGTCCTGATCGCGCAACACCACCACCGGCTTCAGACCCTGCTTGGTCAACGTCTCGGCAATCGCATCACCCTTGTAGGCGCCGATCTTGTATTTGCGCGCGTCATTCAGGGTTTCGAGGGTGATCTTGCTGTCGGCCTTGGCCAGCATGACCCAGTCATCCGGGCCAATCGGGCCAACCCATTTGAAGAGCTTTTCGCGATCCGGCAGGCGCGCCATCACGAAAGCCCCGTAACCGGGGTTCTCCAGCGCCAGCTTGTAGACCCGTTCCCAAGGGAAGCGCAGGGTCAGGCTGTAAGTGATGCCGGCTCGCTTGAACATCTCGCGCACGATGTCCGTGGCGATGCCGTTGATGTTTTCGTCTTGAGCGAAATTCTTGCCGTTCTTCGCCATGTTGTACGGCGGGAAGTTTTCGGTGAGGAGCACCAGATCGGTGTCGGGACTTTCTTCGGCGTGACCAGTGTTGATCAACAACAAGGAGGCACTGGCGAGGGCGAGAAGCAGGCGTTTGATCATGTCGGGCTACCGAAATCCATGGCGTGCCCAAGAGTGCCTTGGGTACGCCATGCTGTCCACTGGCCTGTATGGATGTTTAACGCATTACGATGCCGCGGTGAGCCATGTAGGCCTTGGCTTCCTGAACAGTGTATTCGCCGAAGTGGAAAATACTCGCCGCCAGTACTGCACTGGCGTGGCCTTCAAGAATGCCGTCGGCCAAATGCTGCAGGTTGCCAACGCCACCGGACGCGATCACCGGAATCCCCAGCGCATCACTGATGGCGCGGGTTACGCCGAGGTCGAAGCCGTTTTTCATGCCGTCCTGATCCATGCTGGTCAGGAGGATTTCACCGGCACCGAGGCCTTCCATTTTCTTCGCCCACTCAACGGCGTCGAGGCCGGTCGGCTTGCGGCCGCCGTGGGTGAAGATTTCCCAACGCGGGGTTTCGCCAGGGCCCGAGACCTTCTTCGCGTCGATGGCGACGACGATGCATTGCGAGCCGAAATGCTGCGCCGCTTCGCCGACGAACTCCGGGTTAAACACGGCAGCGGTGTTGATCGACACTTTGTCCGCACCGGCATTGAGCAAGTTGCGGATGTCCTGCACCGTCCGCACGCCACCGCCGACGGTCAGCGGGATGAACACCTGGCTGGCCATGCGCTCGACGGTGTGCAGCGTGGTGTCACGACCATCGACGCTGGCGGTGATGTCGAGAAAGGTAATCTCGTCGGCACCCTGCTCGTCGTAGCGACGAGCGATTTCTACCGGGTCGCCGGCGTCACGGATGTTCTCGAACTTCACACCTTTGACGACCCGGCCGTTGTCCACGTCCAGGCAAGGGATGATGCGTTTGGCCAGCGCCATGGTCAGTCCTCAGCCTTGGTAGGAGTCGCAGAAAGCTTGCGCTTCGGCGACGTCGAGGGTGCCTTCGTAGATCGCCCGGCCGGTGATTGCGCCGATGATGCCCGGCGCCTTGGCGTCAAGCAGCGACTTGATGTCACCCAGGTTGTGAATGCCGCCGGAAGCGATCACCGGGATTTTCGTCGCAGCAGCGAGCGCAGCGGTGAACGGTACGTTGCAGCCCTGCATCATGCCGTCTTTGGCGATGTCGGTATAAACGATCGAGGACACGCCGTCGGCTTCAAACTGTTTGGCCAGGTCGATGACCTGCACGGTGCTGATTTCAGCCCAGCCATCGGTGGCGACGAAACCGTCTTTGGCATCCAGACCGACGATGATCTTGCCCGGGAACGCGCGACAGGCTTCAGCGACGAACGCCGGATCCTTCACCGCTTTGGTGCCGATGATCACGTAGCTGACGCCAGCCTTGACGTAGTGCTCGATGGTTTCCAGCGAACGAATGCCGCCGCCGATCTGGATCGGCAGGGTCGGGTAGCGCTTGGCGATCGCGGTCACGACTTCGCCGTTGACCGGCTGGCCTTCGAAAGCGCCGTTCAGGTCGACCAGATGCAGACGACGGCAACCGCCCTCCACCCACTTGGCAGCCATGCTCACCGGGTCATCGGAGAACACTGTGGAATCTTCCATGCGGCCCTGGCGCAGACGTACGCAGGCACCGTCTTTGAGATCGATAGCGGGAATAATCAGCATCTGGCAAACCTTCAAATTTGAATGTTCAGCTTGGCTCGGAAATCAGTTTTTCTCGAGCGCCCACAGGTCGCTTTCGATGCTTTCAAACCGCTCCTTGAGGTGGGTCTGCACATCGAAAATCGCCCTGTTGTAATAGTGCGGAGCAATTTCGCGGGTAAACAGCTCAAGAATTTCCGCCGCCTCGAACGAACCCAGGTCGAGTTCGAAACGATCCTCCATGAACCGCTGGATCTTGCGATTGGCGTCGCTTTCCTGCTCGGGCGTGAGGGTCAGGATCGGCGGTTTTTTCTTGGCGGCCATTTACCAGCGACCGTCCCATGCAGCGAAGTTCTGCAGCAATTGCAGGCCATGGGTATGGCTCTTCTCCGGGTGGAACTGCACGGCGAAACGCGAACCTTCGGCCAGCGCAGCGGCGAAATCGACACCGTAATGACCGCTGCCGACTACTTGTCGCGGGTTACCGGCGGCGATGTAGTAGCTGTGCACGAAGTAGAAACGCGCCAGGTCCGGAATGTTGTGCCACAGCGGGTGATCCACCGACTGTTTCACTTCGTTCCAGCCCATGTGCGGGACTTTCAGGTGCTCGCCGTCTTCATGCAGGTCTTTGCCGAAGAACTTCACCGCGCCCGGGAACAGGCCGATGCAGTCGACGCCGTCGTTCTCTTCGCTGGTGTCGAGCAAGGCTTGCATGCCGACGCAGATGCCGAGGAACGGGCGATCCTGGCTGACTTCACGCACCAGCGAATCGAAACCGAGACGACGGATTTCCGCCATGCAGTCACGAATCGCGCCAACGCCTGGGAAAACCACGCGGTCGGCTTCGCGGATCACGTCCGCATCGCTGGTGATCAGCACCTTGCCGGCGCCAACGTGCTCGAGGGCCTTGGCCACCGAGTGCAGGTTGCCCATGCCGTAATCGATTACCGCAACCGTCTGCATTACAGCACGCCCTTGGTCGAAGGCATCTGGCCGGCCATGCGGTCGTCCAGCTCCACGGCCATGCGCAGTGCGCGGCCGAAAGCCTTGAACACGGTTTCGATCTGGTGGTGGGTGTTGGTGCCACGCAGGTTGTCGATGTGCAGGCTGACCAGCGCGTGGTTGACGAAGCCCTGGAAGAATTCCTGGAACAGGTCGACGTCGAAGCCGCCAACGGTGGCGCGGGTGTATGGCACGTGCATCTGCAGGCCCGGACGACCGGAGAAGTCGATCACTACGCGCGACAGTGCTTCATCGAGCGGCACGTAGGCGTGACCGTAGCGACGGATGCCTTTCTTGTCGCCAATGGCTTTAGCGAAGGCCTGGCCGAGGGTGATACCGACGTCTTCCACGGTATGGTGGTCGTCGATATGCAGATCGCCCTTGCATTCGATATCCAGGTCGATCAACCCGTGACGGGCAATCTGATCCAGCATGTGCTCAAGAAAAGGAACACCGATATCGAATCGGGCCTTTCCGGTGCCATCAAGGTTGATCGAGGCTTT
The sequence above is a segment of the Pseudomonas sp. HS6 genome. Coding sequences within it:
- the hisB gene encoding imidazoleglycerol-phosphate dehydratase HisB, with the protein product MAERKASVERDTLETQIKASINLDGTGKARFDIGVPFLEHMLDQIARHGLIDLDIECKGDLHIDDHHTVEDVGITLGQAFAKAIGDKKGIRRYGHAYVPLDEALSRVVIDFSGRPGLQMHVPYTRATVGGFDVDLFQEFFQGFVNHALVSLHIDNLRGTNTHHQIETVFKAFGRALRMAVELDDRMAGQMPSTKGVL
- a CDS encoding ABC transporter substrate-binding protein, which gives rise to MIKRLLLALASASLLLINTGHAEESPDTDLVLLTENFPPYNMAKNGKNFAQDENINGIATDIVREMFKRAGITYSLTLRFPWERVYKLALENPGYGAFVMARLPDREKLFKWVGPIGPDDWVMLAKADSKITLETLNDARKYKIGAYKGDAIAETLTKQGLKPVVVLRDQDNAKKLVSGQIDLWATGDPAGRYLARQDGVTGLKTVLRFNSAELYLALNKDVPDEAVAKLQAALDQMRKDGVVDEIMGRYL
- a CDS encoding DUF2164 domain-containing protein, translating into MAAKKKPPILTLTPEQESDANRKIQRFMEDRFELDLGSFEAAEILELFTREIAPHYYNRAIFDVQTHLKERFESIESDLWALEKN
- the hisA gene encoding 1-(5-phosphoribosyl)-5-[(5-phosphoribosylamino)methylideneamino]imidazole-4-carboxamide isomerase, giving the protein MLIIPAIDLKDGACVRLRQGRMEDSTVFSDDPVSMAAKWVEGGCRRLHLVDLNGAFEGQPVNGEVVTAIAKRYPTLPIQIGGGIRSLETIEHYVKAGVSYVIIGTKAVKDPAFVAEACRAFPGKIIVGLDAKDGFVATDGWAEISTVQVIDLAKQFEADGVSSIVYTDIAKDGMMQGCNVPFTAALAAATKIPVIASGGIHNLGDIKSLLDAKAPGIIGAITGRAIYEGTLDVAEAQAFCDSYQG
- the hisF gene encoding imidazole glycerol phosphate synthase subunit HisF translates to MALAKRIIPCLDVDNGRVVKGVKFENIRDAGDPVEIARRYDEQGADEITFLDITASVDGRDTTLHTVERMASQVFIPLTVGGGVRTVQDIRNLLNAGADKVSINTAAVFNPEFVGEAAQHFGSQCIVVAIDAKKVSGPGETPRWEIFTHGGRKPTGLDAVEWAKKMEGLGAGEILLTSMDQDGMKNGFDLGVTRAISDALGIPVIASGGVGNLQHLADGILEGHASAVLAASIFHFGEYTVQEAKAYMAHRGIVMR
- the hisH gene encoding imidazole glycerol phosphate synthase subunit HisH — protein: MQTVAVIDYGMGNLHSVAKALEHVGAGKVLITSDADVIREADRVVFPGVGAIRDCMAEIRRLGFDSLVREVSQDRPFLGICVGMQALLDTSEENDGVDCIGLFPGAVKFFGKDLHEDGEHLKVPHMGWNEVKQSVDHPLWHNIPDLARFYFVHSYYIAAGNPRQVVGSGHYGVDFAAALAEGSRFAVQFHPEKSHTHGLQLLQNFAAWDGRW